One stretch of Chitinophaga pendula DNA includes these proteins:
- a CDS encoding MbnP family protein, with protein MLYRSVCIPRIIFLPAMLLVIFAACSKQKKTTIITEQNATLQLNISHVVGARPLSLSGVSYQNEVGEAYTISAFKYYIGNVTLYYPDEKSVTVADTYFLVSEDSAASKKIIINGLPAGNFSRLSFRIGVDSARNNSGAQSGALDPVYGMFWTWNSGYIMAKVEGNSPVSMQPDHQLQFHIGGYVGAQNVVRTVMLDVPGLVLRSNEANGVSLVADVSKWFSGPDPVSFKTLSSWMTPGPVSVMMADKYKRMFSVVKVGNQ; from the coding sequence ATGTTGTACCGTTCTGTATGCATACCCCGTATTATTTTTTTGCCGGCGATGTTACTGGTGATTTTTGCTGCGTGTAGCAAGCAGAAAAAGACGACTATTATTACGGAGCAGAATGCAACGCTGCAGCTTAATATCAGCCATGTTGTAGGCGCACGGCCATTATCACTTTCGGGTGTTAGTTATCAGAATGAGGTAGGAGAGGCCTATACGATCAGTGCGTTTAAATATTATATAGGTAATGTTACCCTATATTACCCGGATGAAAAAAGTGTTACGGTGGCTGATACTTATTTTTTGGTGAGTGAGGATAGTGCTGCGTCTAAGAAGATCATCATCAACGGATTACCTGCAGGTAATTTTTCCCGTTTATCTTTTCGTATTGGTGTAGACAGTGCCCGTAATAACAGCGGGGCTCAGAGCGGCGCCTTGGATCCTGTGTATGGTATGTTCTGGACCTGGAACAGTGGGTATATTATGGCGAAGGTGGAAGGTAATTCGCCGGTGTCTATGCAGCCCGATCATCAGTTACAGTTTCATATCGGTGGATATGTAGGTGCACAGAACGTTGTGCGTACGGTGATGCTGGACGTGCCGGGATTGGTATTACGGAGTAATGAGGCGAATGGGGTATCCCTGGTGGCGGATGTGTCGAAATGGTTTTCGGGGCCTGATCCTGTCAGTTTCAAGACATTGTCCAGCTGGATGACGCCAGGGCCGGTATCGGTAATGATGGCGGATAAGTATAAACGCATGTTTTCTGTTGTTAAAGTTGGTAATCAGTAA
- a CDS encoding septal ring lytic transglycosylase RlpA family protein produces the protein MKFLKRLVKWSSVGFLHVMLLIPASGRENGDKKGKPGHGTASYYADKFNGRKTANGETFSNQEMTAAHNSLPLGTYVKVTNTRNGRWVVVRITDRLHEQNTRIIDLTKKAAGKLGFIARGLTRVKVEVVTRSFVNSLIDPLLLAQR, from the coding sequence ATGAAATTTTTAAAAAGACTGGTGAAATGGAGCAGTGTGGGTTTTTTGCACGTCATGTTACTGATACCGGCTTCGGGTCGGGAAAATGGCGACAAAAAGGGAAAACCTGGGCATGGTACTGCCAGTTACTATGCAGATAAATTCAATGGCCGTAAAACAGCTAATGGGGAGACTTTCAGTAATCAAGAGATGACGGCAGCGCATAATAGCCTTCCCCTGGGTACTTATGTGAAGGTGACCAATACCCGTAACGGGCGTTGGGTGGTAGTCCGGATCACGGACCGTCTTCATGAGCAGAATACTCGTATTATCGATCTTACTAAAAAGGCTGCCGGTAAACTAGGGTTTATTGCCAGGGGACTTACCCGTGTAAAAGTGGAGGTAGTGACCCGTAGTTTTGTTAACAGCCTGATCGATCCGCTGCTACTTGCACAACGTTAA
- a CDS encoding cytochrome-c peroxidase, giving the protein MRTRFIYGCIFLAGLIWALSPACRKGDASIRSGQDAPEPYELILPTGWPVPVYDFSQNSLTKQGIALGRYLFYDQRLSKDSTVSCGFCHQQFAAFGHFDHSLSHGIEGRIGTRTVPTLFNLIWKRSFMWDGGVNNLEIQPLTPITDPNEMGQDLGTLVRNLQSDAGYRLRFKAAFGTEEVTSQRIFRALTQFMATMVSFNSKYDSVMRQAPGVQFTLEEQHGYEIFQQKCAACHKEPLFSDFSYRNNGLSKIPALNDIGRMKITNNASDYMKFGVPSLRNVLKSSPYMHDGRFFDIYLVFDHYDRGIVENASQDPALRTTLDPLLKNGLPLNVAEKRALYFFLNTLTDPGLINNPSLSEILIR; this is encoded by the coding sequence ATGCGGACCCGGTTTATATATGGATGTATTTTTCTGGCCGGTCTGATCTGGGCTTTATCGCCTGCCTGCCGTAAAGGAGATGCGAGTATCCGTTCGGGGCAGGATGCGCCGGAGCCATATGAATTGATATTGCCGACCGGATGGCCTGTGCCGGTTTATGATTTCTCTCAGAATTCGCTTACCAAGCAGGGGATTGCTTTAGGCCGTTATTTGTTTTATGATCAACGTTTGTCTAAGGATAGTACTGTTTCCTGTGGTTTTTGTCATCAGCAGTTTGCTGCATTTGGTCATTTCGATCATTCTTTGAGTCATGGTATTGAAGGGCGTATTGGTACCCGTACGGTGCCTACTTTATTCAATCTGATCTGGAAACGATCCTTTATGTGGGACGGGGGGGTGAATAACCTGGAGATACAGCCATTGACGCCGATCACAGACCCCAACGAAATGGGACAGGACCTAGGTACTTTGGTTAGGAATTTACAATCTGATGCCGGCTACCGGCTGCGATTCAAGGCGGCATTCGGTACAGAGGAGGTGACCAGCCAGCGGATATTCCGGGCCCTAACGCAGTTTATGGCGACGATGGTATCTTTTAATTCGAAGTACGATAGTGTGATGCGGCAGGCGCCGGGGGTGCAGTTTACGTTGGAGGAGCAGCATGGCTATGAGATATTTCAGCAGAAGTGCGCAGCTTGTCATAAGGAGCCATTATTCAGTGACTTCTCCTATCGCAATAATGGGCTGTCCAAGATCCCGGCGCTGAATGATATCGGGCGTATGAAAATCACCAATAATGCGTCGGATTATATGAAATTTGGCGTACCTTCATTGAGGAATGTGCTGAAAAGTTCGCCATATATGCACGATGGCAGATTTTTCGATATTTACCTGGTGTTCGACCATTACGATCGGGGCATTGTAGAGAATGCTTCACAGGACCCGGCTTTACGGACTACCCTGGATCCACTGTTAAAGAATGGACTTCCATTAAACGTTGCTGAGAAAAGAGCGCTTTATTTCTTCCTGAACACCTTGACAGATCCCGGACTCATCAATAATCCATCCCTGAGTGAAATACTCATTAGATAG
- a CDS encoding DNA-3-methyladenine glycosylase I has product MEKKRCSWCTKDQLYIDYHDQEWGVPQHDDTHLFEMINLEGAQAGLSWYTVLTKRENYRKAFDNWDAKKIAKYDDKKIAELLENPGIIRNRLKVAATIGNAKAFLAVQKEFGSFDKYIWSFVDHQPVINNYRSIAGVPAKTPVSDAMSKDLLKRGFKFVGSTICYAFMQATGMVDDHMPECWKRTSKKK; this is encoded by the coding sequence ATGGAAAAGAAACGTTGTAGCTGGTGCACCAAAGACCAGCTCTATATAGATTATCACGATCAGGAATGGGGAGTACCACAACACGATGATACCCACCTTTTCGAAATGATCAATCTCGAAGGAGCACAGGCAGGTCTGAGCTGGTATACAGTACTTACCAAAAGAGAGAATTATCGTAAAGCATTCGATAACTGGGACGCGAAAAAGATCGCAAAATACGACGATAAAAAAATAGCCGAACTGCTGGAAAACCCGGGTATCATCCGCAACCGCCTGAAAGTAGCAGCTACCATTGGTAATGCAAAAGCTTTTCTTGCCGTACAGAAAGAATTCGGCTCATTTGATAAGTATATCTGGTCCTTCGTAGACCATCAGCCAGTTATCAACAACTACAGATCCATAGCAGGAGTTCCCGCCAAAACGCCGGTCTCCGATGCAATGAGTAAAGACCTGCTGAAAAGAGGGTTCAAATTTGTAGGCTCGACCATCTGTTACGCCTTCATGCAAGCCACCGGTATGGTCGACGATCACATGCCCGAATGCTGGAAGAGGACCAGCAAAAAGAAATAA
- a CDS encoding carboxypeptidase-like regulatory domain-containing protein, translating into MLRIFVAVICILCLLTGSCLAQSSLKGLVLSEDSIPLAGVSILNKENKSSAVTDDAGTYNLRVQKGDTLLIRAIGYTPVLYLVADRRATPRHYLKRQPLELNTINIRQYNFFKDSIAFRNEFRKNFEFRRKKWYEVYGILSLNLNNLQKVMQFKNNRKQLHFKKILLQKEQDNFIDRYYSPDLVTQLTNLHGDSLTQFMQRYRPSYDFIRNATQYDMGEFIKKSYISFVQQASSH; encoded by the coding sequence ATGCTCCGGATCTTCGTCGCCGTCATTTGTATCCTTTGTTTACTCACCGGCAGCTGCCTGGCCCAATCATCGCTTAAAGGGCTTGTACTAAGTGAAGATAGCATCCCCCTGGCCGGTGTGTCGATCCTGAATAAAGAAAATAAATCCTCCGCCGTTACAGATGATGCAGGTACTTATAACCTACGTGTGCAGAAAGGAGATACCCTGCTGATCAGGGCCATTGGCTATACCCCCGTATTATACCTGGTAGCAGACAGAAGAGCTACCCCCCGGCATTATCTTAAAAGACAACCCCTGGAATTAAATACCATTAACATCCGTCAATACAATTTCTTCAAAGACTCTATCGCATTTCGCAACGAGTTCAGAAAAAATTTCGAATTCAGACGAAAAAAATGGTATGAAGTATATGGTATCTTAAGCCTTAATCTCAACAACCTGCAAAAGGTGATGCAGTTCAAAAACAATCGTAAACAATTACATTTCAAGAAAATATTACTACAAAAAGAGCAGGACAATTTTATCGACCGCTATTATTCCCCCGACCTGGTCACACAACTAACCAACCTGCATGGAGACAGCCTGACACAGTTCATGCAACGCTACCGGCCTTCTTACGACTTCATTAGAAATGCTACACAATATGATATGGGAGAATTCATCAAAAAGAGCTATATCAGCTTTGTACAACAGGCATCCTCCCATTAA